One window of Gammaproteobacteria bacterium genomic DNA carries:
- a CDS encoding ATP-binding protein — MPNQTSKKFIPLSKMITFVTLDILQPKENRFTPKDFEKLLRSDDFENEIDQWLKQFHPANDQSLEGDIYSQNQKRNRSIVEEVSNSIDAHPDAIHCIIRNGYYEVREVNGQGMSPEIVCTKYLPPKATTKNNSEKQIGRFGIGSFTKLAHLNDPNASVIVETRAPGQIGCRLEYRLVEGTLQIAVEADDSIQSCGTVTKVNSTEITAKDYEAILKENIGDDLKIPLSINGQIFVPEDNHHQAAICINNIRIQRINQSNDSFTTKVIWDLLHGTTISESRDKIILDHDATRETIRQKIAELRNMEYPAWVLYANTIAPLVAEIQTTNNSLQSKDNVFDYLLHIVNEKLASNLSVPDTPFYKPLVTGNIIPLHPSLLPVDWIKRVAYLASEFNHDKTKIYVADLINYNEETPFIFDKKENWVVVDKKYYQKLKKEHNLELLALIFKYPPNEINAELCVRSIEQSDKQCNEIVYNKDLINHPFHNLYQQHGLLWLYGEEATQLILNAHTDAEAILAKAKSLISIYPMPKYITHSKSTFFNNITGPLLAFRYKEKRYYYDTQVNSKHMIYDEHFQILRDSKWKIVKSKLLQLFNDYEEHEEAYSLDLDLTINDNELFALENQLGTYDLINGKGEIVDASMSCNYMVVKPIDGNYYDIMKSDGFRIKHYLYHKVNGLITKLSNKNASWEVIPDSSLLARKSCGEIINLIDINTNKFVLKDYGKILSQHGFLLGQKKREHDFFFAGDKSVTPLILTTLSGKVIAEINSHLRDEVMYFDCQTVDENHYNVSIIDKSGEVNFIQINCSANTISCHLYDSQQTIGYPVSAIINTNDNNSTLTFLNEKENGLVDNAHFKFITPYINKSKNSYYSSDEYNKVSLQRLYNPQPILILYNNQVAILDPESLSIIPLPINFDPKLTSIYKYDNHYYFEYPDKDALLADSESSWGIGGNKKTKTSIFDVTGKHIITGKDVHIYKTSEGYGFYGEGEVFLPNGCKIDCPPVRYASILTTATEQLISVSLKEEDTYYKIYDLKGNEVHADKKLSFIDSQKEDGFYSFNSRDPETSRLYTPYGQIERGVLQRCNSTYSGKANDLITQGWGKTNGLLTRAGYSFFNETVPEYNELLRNHMVLLNKPENMQFRPILMPLSKEQLSKKSTFDNLRFLNQLNLETYQYSQCLRFIDWPQEYFKKIAPYIDCFLYTPTLNLEWGREYETIINFCETLSSADRNLVLKTFDLVLKITHEQLVEPIAQKLIDIVECYGVNTLAEFYTRLSNDQYELEFTKDFMIRKTLIDEMPSVSGQLCYYLMYPENQLLSALQSPCFEPLIKQSQVSLLNFMTAFQFNDRILELLKDPAEFIKEVNKWGNYADKSYPLRLLQHAIYHQSDPNKHLYERELLQNALDAYAAHSLKGDDANIPVHLYRENNHCVFRMENKGMGMSLQDIFYYFGLVGTSSKRSDKHQRFIGGHGVGAFTVYHQAELIRLKSGKGNGEIYCFEFRPIYQDNKIVDIDITWDIMPGHFEGVTIERIDRSTKPTLEASRHHRTFKMHARTVNAAVATITLNDKPINHDLKIIAAIDIPEIGKLTLCQSVEDMITVGGLSVRPINDLDQFIPEEIRNIVRLKGLIIDLPKKIPLNRERTEVIDADHVYEFLKPFLIRAYIDGYVQLFMQEHIALTELPYDFFEYFELYIKNMEMLNPDLKQDAENIKNNKPLQHYDKYQSIANLHELMTYLPLFKAKKENQFLTSMENKQDAYSLNDLAQYYIIHLKFPELETMPFCLQEFAHRYENSLVAKKYQSNFALTLDNFPAIDWLPAYLVEAPVWQALLEMSVYMAECMGFKNMKFGFSTARSGDLLHTNTDTGTIYWNVYALNDSQSITNCIMRDFEQHRGINLNYYNKFLDAIAHELVHAHLEQKCSSTHNRTFALKQRQILINLSQHSDRKTIIAHLTNIFDKNVTQNLKGFIFDTREFLKKQFLDKNKNLTFFSLFPALAKNNGSAGAKEKNAIDFDNMEIDTEKSMNSNVL, encoded by the coding sequence ATGCCAAATCAAACCTCTAAAAAATTCATTCCTTTAAGTAAAATGATTACATTTGTCACACTAGATATTTTACAACCCAAAGAAAATAGATTTACGCCTAAAGATTTTGAGAAACTTCTTCGCTCCGATGATTTCGAGAATGAAATAGATCAGTGGTTAAAGCAATTTCATCCAGCAAATGATCAATCGCTGGAGGGTGATATTTATAGCCAAAATCAAAAACGTAATCGTTCAATTGTTGAAGAGGTTAGCAATTCGATTGATGCGCATCCTGATGCTATTCATTGCATTATTCGGAATGGTTACTACGAAGTCAGGGAAGTTAATGGGCAAGGCATGTCACCAGAAATAGTCTGCACTAAATATTTACCACCGAAAGCGACAACTAAAAATAATTCTGAAAAACAAATTGGTCGATTTGGAATTGGCAGTTTTACCAAGCTTGCTCATTTAAATGATCCGAATGCATCGGTCATCGTTGAAACACGCGCTCCGGGACAAATAGGTTGTCGCTTGGAATATCGATTAGTAGAAGGCACCTTACAAATTGCAGTTGAAGCAGATGATTCCATCCAATCGTGTGGAACTGTTACAAAAGTCAACTCCACTGAGATTACAGCGAAAGATTATGAAGCAATTCTCAAAGAAAATATTGGCGATGATTTAAAAATTCCTCTTTCAATTAATGGCCAAATATTTGTTCCGGAAGATAATCATCACCAAGCTGCTATCTGCATTAATAACATTCGTATACAGCGTATCAACCAATCCAATGATAGTTTTACGACAAAAGTTATTTGGGATTTATTACATGGTACAACGATTTCTGAATCACGTGATAAGATTATTTTAGATCATGATGCAACACGGGAAACAATACGCCAAAAAATCGCAGAATTGCGAAACATGGAATATCCGGCATGGGTTTTGTATGCAAATACGATTGCGCCTTTGGTTGCAGAAATTCAAACCACAAATAATTCCTTACAATCAAAAGATAATGTATTTGATTATCTTCTACATATTGTCAATGAAAAATTAGCCTCGAATCTTAGTGTCCCAGACACACCATTTTATAAGCCTTTAGTCACTGGAAATATCATTCCTTTGCATCCAAGTTTATTGCCAGTCGACTGGATAAAACGTGTAGCCTATCTCGCGTCAGAGTTCAATCATGATAAAACGAAAATTTATGTCGCAGATCTCATTAACTATAATGAAGAAACACCATTTATTTTTGATAAAAAAGAGAATTGGGTGGTTGTTGATAAAAAGTATTATCAAAAATTAAAAAAAGAACATAACTTAGAACTCTTAGCATTAATTTTTAAATATCCCCCTAACGAAATTAACGCTGAACTTTGTGTCAGAAGTATTGAGCAATCTGATAAGCAATGTAATGAAATTGTCTATAACAAGGATTTAATAAACCATCCATTTCATAATCTTTATCAACAACATGGTTTGTTATGGTTATATGGAGAAGAAGCGACCCAACTAATATTAAATGCGCATACTGATGCTGAGGCTATTTTAGCCAAAGCAAAATCATTAATTAGCATTTATCCTATGCCAAAATATATTACTCACAGTAAATCTACCTTTTTTAACAATATCACAGGTCCTTTGCTAGCCTTTCGTTACAAAGAAAAACGCTATTATTATGATACGCAAGTTAATAGTAAACATATGATTTATGATGAACATTTTCAGATTTTAAGAGATTCAAAATGGAAAATAGTTAAGTCGAAATTACTTCAACTTTTTAATGATTACGAAGAGCACGAAGAAGCTTACAGCCTGGATTTGGATCTGACGATTAATGACAATGAATTATTTGCTCTAGAAAATCAATTAGGAACCTATGATCTTATAAATGGTAAAGGGGAAATCGTTGATGCATCAATGAGCTGCAATTATATGGTTGTAAAGCCAATCGATGGCAACTATTACGACATCATGAAGTCTGATGGTTTCAGGATTAAGCACTATTTATATCACAAAGTTAATGGACTCATAACTAAATTATCTAACAAAAATGCATCATGGGAAGTCATCCCTGATAGTTCTCTTCTAGCAAGAAAGAGCTGTGGTGAAATAATCAATTTAATTGATATTAATACAAATAAATTTGTTCTAAAAGACTATGGGAAAATTTTATCTCAGCATGGTTTTCTATTGGGGCAAAAAAAACGGGAGCATGATTTTTTCTTTGCAGGTGACAAATCTGTCACGCCCTTAATACTAACAACATTGTCTGGCAAAGTTATTGCTGAAATTAACTCTCATCTTCGTGATGAAGTGATGTATTTTGATTGCCAAACAGTAGACGAAAATCATTACAATGTATCAATTATAGATAAATCAGGCGAAGTGAATTTCATTCAAATTAACTGTTCGGCCAATACGATAAGCTGTCATCTTTACGATTCACAACAAACAATCGGGTATCCAGTATCTGCGATCATCAATACAAATGATAATAATAGTACGCTGACTTTTTTAAACGAAAAAGAAAATGGTTTGGTAGATAACGCGCATTTTAAATTTATAACGCCATATATTAATAAATCAAAAAATAGTTATTACTCATCGGATGAATATAATAAAGTCAGTTTACAAAGATTATATAACCCACAGCCGATTTTGATTTTATATAACAATCAAGTTGCGATTCTTGATCCGGAAAGTCTATCAATTATCCCTTTACCGATCAATTTTGATCCTAAACTCACCTCCATTTATAAATATGACAATCATTATTATTTTGAATATCCTGATAAAGACGCTCTCCTCGCTGACTCAGAAAGTTCATGGGGCATTGGAGGAAATAAAAAAACCAAAACTTCTATTTTTGACGTAACAGGCAAACATATTATCACCGGTAAGGATGTTCATATTTATAAAACATCAGAAGGTTATGGCTTTTATGGAGAGGGTGAAGTTTTTCTTCCAAATGGTTGTAAAATTGATTGCCCGCCAGTTAGGTATGCCAGTATTTTGACAACCGCAACAGAGCAATTAATTAGCGTTTCCTTAAAAGAAGAAGATACTTATTATAAAATCTATGATTTGAAGGGTAACGAAGTTCATGCTGATAAAAAATTATCTTTTATTGATAGTCAGAAAGAAGATGGATTTTATTCTTTTAATAGCAGAGATCCCGAGACAAGTAGGTTATATACACCGTATGGTCAGATAGAAAGGGGCGTGTTGCAGAGATGTAATTCTACTTATTCGGGAAAAGCTAATGATTTAATTACCCAAGGTTGGGGAAAAACGAATGGTTTACTCACTCGAGCCGGTTATTCTTTTTTTAATGAGACAGTGCCTGAATATAATGAGTTACTTCGAAACCACATGGTGCTATTAAATAAACCGGAAAACATGCAATTTCGACCCATCCTGATGCCGCTTTCTAAAGAGCAACTAAGTAAGAAAAGTACTTTTGATAATCTTCGATTTTTAAACCAACTTAATTTAGAGACTTATCAATACAGTCAGTGCTTACGATTTATTGATTGGCCACAAGAATATTTCAAAAAAATTGCTCCATATATAGATTGTTTTTTATATACGCCTACATTGAATCTGGAATGGGGCCGTGAATATGAAACGATTATTAATTTTTGTGAAACATTATCGTCTGCCGACCGCAATTTGGTTTTAAAAACCTTTGATTTAGTTTTAAAAATAACTCACGAGCAATTAGTCGAACCTATTGCGCAAAAACTTATTGATATCGTCGAATGTTACGGTGTCAATACACTTGCAGAATTTTATACTAGACTAAGCAACGACCAGTATGAACTTGAATTCACAAAAGACTTTATGATTCGGAAAACGCTGATTGATGAAATGCCCAGTGTATCTGGCCAATTATGCTATTATCTGATGTATCCAGAAAATCAATTATTATCTGCTCTGCAATCACCTTGTTTTGAACCTTTGATCAAGCAATCTCAAGTTTCATTACTCAATTTTATGACGGCGTTTCAATTTAATGACCGTATTTTAGAATTGTTAAAAGATCCGGCTGAGTTTATCAAGGAAGTGAATAAATGGGGTAATTATGCGGATAAATCGTATCCATTACGCTTGTTACAGCATGCGATATATCATCAGTCCGATCCTAATAAACACTTGTATGAACGTGAGTTATTACAAAACGCTTTAGATGCTTATGCTGCTCATTCATTGAAGGGAGATGATGCAAACATCCCCGTGCATTTATATCGAGAAAATAATCATTGCGTCTTTCGGATGGAAAATAAAGGCATGGGGATGAGTCTGCAAGACATTTTCTATTATTTTGGACTGGTTGGTACGTCTTCGAAACGTAGCGATAAACATCAACGATTCATTGGTGGTCATGGAGTAGGAGCTTTTACCGTTTATCATCAAGCTGAATTGATAAGACTTAAAAGCGGTAAAGGCAATGGTGAAATCTATTGTTTTGAATTTCGGCCAATCTATCAAGATAATAAGATTGTTGATATTGACATAACTTGGGATATAATGCCTGGTCATTTTGAGGGTGTAACGATTGAGCGTATTGATCGAAGCACTAAGCCTACGTTAGAAGCTTCACGTCACCATCGTACTTTTAAGATGCATGCAAGAACTGTTAATGCCGCTGTAGCAACCATTACCTTAAACGATAAGCCAATCAACCATGACTTGAAAATAATTGCAGCCATTGATATCCCCGAGATCGGGAAACTAACATTATGTCAGTCCGTTGAAGATATGATTACGGTGGGGGGATTATCAGTTCGTCCTATCAATGATTTAGATCAATTTATACCTGAAGAAATACGAAATATCGTACGTCTTAAAGGATTGATTATTGATTTGCCGAAAAAAATTCCATTAAACCGTGAAAGAACAGAAGTCATTGATGCTGACCATGTTTATGAGTTTCTTAAACCGTTTCTTATAAGAGCCTATATTGATGGTTATGTTCAATTGTTTATGCAAGAGCATATCGCATTAACAGAATTACCTTATGACTTTTTTGAATATTTTGAACTTTATATAAAAAATATGGAAATGCTAAATCCTGATTTAAAACAAGATGCGGAAAATATTAAAAATAATAAACCTCTCCAACATTACGATAAATATCAATCTATCGCTAACTTACATGAATTAATGACTTATCTACCGCTCTTTAAAGCGAAAAAAGAGAATCAATTTTTGACTAGTATGGAGAATAAACAAGATGCTTATTCTTTAAATGACCTAGCGCAATATTATATCATTCATCTTAAATTCCCAGAATTAGAAACAATGCCATTTTGTTTGCAAGAATTTGCCCATCGATATGAAAATTCGTTGGTCGCCAAAAAATATCAAAGCAATTTTGCATTGACTCTCGATAATTTTCCCGCAATTGATTGGCTGCCAGCGTATTTAGTGGAAGCGCCCGTGTGGCAAGCATTGCTTGAAATGTCTGTTTATATGGCCGAATGTATGGGTTTTAAAAACATGAAATTTGGATTTTCAACGGCAAGATCCGGTGATCTGCTCCATACTAATACTGATACTGGTACTATCTATTGGAACGTTTATGCGCTAAATGATAGTCAGAGTATTACGAACTGCATCATGCGTGATTTTGAACAACATCGTGGCATAAATCTTAATTATTATAATAAATTTTTAGACGCTATCGCCCATGAATTAGTGCATGCACACCTCGAACAGAAATGTTCGAGCACACATAATCGTACGTTTGCCCTAAAACAGCGTCAAATTTTAATTAATCTATCCCAGCATTCTGACAGAAAAACTATTATTGCGCATTTAACGAATATCTTTGATAAAAACGTCACCCAAAATTTAAAAGGGTTTATCTTTGATACCAGAGAATTCTTAAAAAAACAGTTTCTAGATAAAAATAAGAACTTAACTTTCTTTAGCTTGTTCCCAGCGTTGGCAAAGAATAATGGATCTGCAGGTGCAAAAGAAAAAAATGCTATAGATTTTGACAACATGGAAATCGATACGGAAAAATCAATGAATTCAAACGTGCTATAA
- a CDS encoding hemerythrin domain-containing protein — translation MDAIKYLRQEHAQFRRVLKEISKLSDKEKQKTKFNKFCSDLIRHETVEEKVFYPVLRKHKELRDIIKHLVSEEKSAAKAIRQFKKVYFEFMWKLRFAKLKHDVDHHAKEEEQELFPKVRKLYSKAELNKLGVLMRKYKSKLK, via the coding sequence ATGGATGCTATAAAATATTTGCGACAAGAACATGCCCAGTTTCGCCGAGTCCTGAAGGAAATTAGCAAATTATCTGACAAAGAAAAACAGAAAACAAAATTTAATAAATTTTGTAGCGACCTCATACGTCATGAAACGGTCGAAGAAAAAGTTTTTTATCCGGTTTTACGTAAACATAAAGAGTTGCGAGATATCATAAAGCATCTCGTTTCAGAGGAAAAAAGTGCGGCCAAAGCCATTCGACAATTTAAAAAAGTATATTTCGAATTCATGTGGAAATTAAGATTTGCCAAACTCAAACATGATGTTGATCATCACGCGAAAGAAGAAGAGCAAGAATTATTCCCTAAAGTTCGCAAACTTTATAGCAAAGCTGAGTTAAATAAATTGGGTGTTTTAATGAGGAAATATAAATCAAAATTAAAGTAG
- a CDS encoding beta-lactamase family protein: protein MKYLKLVGAIVFMTHINIPLICLADIFPDANFKIWLEKEKKKFNVPGISIALVRDYKIVWTEGFGITNKQTKKAVNASTLFQAASISKPVTALAGLKAVEQHKIRLDENINDYLVAWKVSENKWTRTNKVTLRRLLNHSAGINVPGFYGYQKGAEAPTLLEVLQGGTKVNSEPVRVLTTPGKHFKYSGGGYSIIQQALIDVYKKPFPEVMNELVLIPLGMSNSTFVQPLPNSFIEKVAMPYRPNGQIVKGGPHTYIELAAAGLWTTSTDLAKFTIGLQESLRGNKNSILSIDAAKLMIEPSIDETMALGFFISDKYGNPAARGTYFMHDGQNEGYRNKLIGSMKAGNGLIIMTNMSEDAKLLPKHKKQQTHYWAFINSIVHRIVDAEKWT from the coding sequence TTGAAATATTTAAAATTAGTGGGTGCGATCGTTTTTATGACTCATATAAATATTCCATTGATTTGCCTGGCTGATATTTTTCCTGATGCAAATTTCAAGATATGGCTTGAAAAAGAGAAAAAAAAATTTAATGTTCCAGGAATTAGCATTGCTCTAGTTAGAGACTATAAAATCGTATGGACGGAAGGCTTTGGTATAACAAATAAGCAAACAAAAAAAGCAGTTAATGCTTCTACTTTATTCCAAGCTGCATCGATTAGTAAGCCGGTAACGGCATTAGCTGGTTTGAAAGCTGTTGAGCAACATAAAATTAGATTAGATGAAAACATAAATGACTATTTGGTTGCTTGGAAAGTGTCTGAAAATAAATGGACAAGAACAAACAAAGTAACCTTACGAAGGTTATTAAACCATAGTGCTGGCATCAATGTGCCTGGGTTTTATGGTTATCAAAAAGGAGCCGAAGCTCCCACCTTGTTAGAAGTGTTGCAAGGAGGAACTAAAGTAAACTCAGAACCTGTTCGCGTTCTCACCACCCCAGGGAAGCATTTTAAATACTCAGGAGGGGGATATAGTATTATTCAACAAGCCCTTATCGATGTTTACAAAAAACCATTCCCTGAAGTTATGAACGAACTAGTGCTCATCCCTCTCGGGATGAGTAATAGTACATTTGTACAACCACTACCAAACTCATTCATCGAAAAAGTAGCAATGCCTTATAGACCTAATGGACAAATAGTTAAAGGTGGGCCACATACTTATATTGAATTAGCAGCAGCTGGATTATGGACAACGTCAACTGATTTAGCAAAGTTTACGATTGGTTTGCAAGAATCACTTCGAGGGAATAAAAATAGTATTCTTTCGATCGATGCAGCCAAATTAATGATTGAGCCAAGTATCGATGAAACAATGGCACTTGGTTTTTTTATCAGTGACAAATACGGTAATCCTGCAGCTCGTGGTACGTACTTTATGCATGATGGTCAAAATGAAGGTTATCGAAATAAATTGATTGGGAGCATGAAAGCCGGTAATGGGCTTATTATTATGACTAATATGTCCGAGGATGCAAAATTGCTTCCTAAACATAAGAAACAGCAAACTCATTATTGGGCGTTCATAAATAGTATTGTGCATCGAATTGTAGATGCGGAAAAATGGACGTAA
- a CDS encoding transposase has translation MFCRNHGISSATYYQWKSQFGGMEAFDIKKLRDLGID, from the coding sequence ATATTTTGTCGTAATCATGGAATAAGCAGTGCAACGTATTATCAATGGAAGTCTCAATTCGGTGGGATGGAAGCATTCGATATTAAAAAACTGCGAGATTTAGGGATAGATTAA
- a CDS encoding ankyrin repeat domain-containing protein, with amino-acid sequence MLLKDLINNLISAESGAFDFDFKGGTPPAVLVKINPAKLTDDDIPIIKSLFTYFLQDQRTFELKLRLATPNVLKLRHLQPYEIDQFNFNKECVSLDHYQMKLFFMMYHPLVNSTLSIGILSALFEKGVSVEIDKWCENLKSEMLIFHLEKGEKTKFVFDHFVEIFKYLSNLTNDQKVIDDTFNALLTTLIVSHSLKSFPEIKDEPFLSAFRKSDSTYYFLHLAMKSKYVEGFELILKLMGGTPLHDYDQNGNSFLHVCNDEQYYEQALKLSPNINHFNNKGNTALHEAADTGNLKKSQFLLKHGANPDLKNYKGETFWTLDPQQKYDSLHHFRLYKQHGQVLKSPPDIAQQKGITCGFYAVACAANYNRQWHPQLFKQPVIYARKLDVNHPKPSSSLRQMRKSLGISGQGAVFSAKELAKVIEKAECKSLICEINDYIQFMQVIKKAIEQNLPVIIPFASQSGLGQAGKPESQSPKGEGAHWATIIGLGATPETEGILLAQYGEYFDTKATELFKSFYEIEVKFPESYLSKKKGEDWELSATPMPLTEGVKIDIIPLTDLSDFRRKLIVVLPPNYDLELFNFNQEELLRVNQNK; translated from the coding sequence ATGCTGCTTAAAGACTTGATAAATAATCTTATCAGCGCTGAAAGTGGTGCTTTTGATTTTGATTTTAAGGGAGGAACACCGCCTGCAGTTCTTGTAAAAATAAATCCTGCTAAACTAACCGATGATGATATTCCTATTATTAAAAGTTTATTTACTTATTTTTTACAAGATCAACGCACCTTTGAATTAAAACTTCGCTTAGCTACACCAAACGTCCTTAAGTTACGTCATTTGCAACCATACGAAATTGATCAATTTAATTTTAATAAGGAGTGCGTATCCTTAGATCACTACCAAATGAAATTGTTTTTTATGATGTATCATCCGCTTGTTAACTCAACACTTAGTATTGGAATTTTATCAGCATTATTTGAAAAGGGTGTATCTGTTGAGATAGATAAATGGTGTGAAAATTTAAAGAGTGAAATGCTGATTTTTCATCTAGAAAAAGGTGAGAAAACAAAATTTGTCTTCGACCATTTTGTCGAAATTTTTAAATATCTTTCCAATTTAACGAACGATCAAAAAGTGATTGATGATACGTTTAACGCCTTACTTACTACATTAATTGTTTCTCATTCATTGAAGTCATTTCCAGAAATTAAAGATGAACCTTTTCTCAGTGCTTTTAGAAAATCCGATAGTACTTATTATTTTCTTCATCTTGCGATGAAATCAAAATATGTTGAAGGTTTCGAGTTGATATTAAAATTGATGGGGGGAACGCCGCTGCATGATTACGACCAAAATGGAAATAGTTTTTTACATGTATGTAACGATGAGCAATATTACGAACAAGCTTTAAAATTATCTCCTAATATTAATCATTTTAATAATAAGGGCAATACTGCCTTACATGAAGCTGCGGATACGGGAAACTTAAAGAAATCCCAATTTCTACTTAAACATGGAGCAAATCCAGATCTCAAAAATTATAAAGGGGAAACATTCTGGACACTTGACCCCCAACAAAAATACGATTCTTTGCATCATTTTCGACTTTATAAGCAGCATGGACAGGTACTAAAATCTCCTCCAGACATTGCTCAACAAAAAGGTATCACTTGCGGATTTTATGCTGTTGCTTGTGCTGCCAATTATAATCGTCAGTGGCATCCTCAGTTGTTTAAACAACCTGTTATTTACGCAAGAAAACTTGATGTGAACCACCCTAAGCCTTCTTCATCACTTCGTCAAATGCGGAAAAGCCTTGGGATTTCAGGACAAGGAGCGGTGTTTTCAGCTAAAGAGCTTGCAAAGGTGATCGAAAAAGCGGAATGCAAAAGCCTCATCTGTGAAATAAATGATTATATTCAATTCATGCAGGTCATTAAGAAAGCTATAGAACAAAATTTACCCGTTATTATTCCCTTTGCATCACAATCAGGTCTGGGTCAAGCAGGAAAACCAGAGTCTCAATCTCCAAAAGGCGAAGGGGCTCATTGGGCAACGATTATTGGCTTGGGAGCAACGCCTGAAACAGAAGGGATTTTACTTGCCCAATATGGAGAATATTTCGATACTAAGGCGACTGAGCTATTCAAATCTTTTTATGAAATAGAAGTCAAATTCCCCGAAAGCTACCTTTCAAAGAAAAAAGGAGAGGATTGGGAGCTTAGTGCAACGCCTATGCCACTAACTGAGGGCGTAAAAATTGATATCATTCCATTAACGGACTTAAGTGACTTTCGAAGAAAATTAATTGTCGTATTACCTCCTAATTATGACTTGGAATTATTTAATTTCAATCAAGAAGAACTTCTACGCGTCAACCAAAATAAGTAA